A single region of the Anguilla anguilla isolate fAngAng1 chromosome 17, fAngAng1.pri, whole genome shotgun sequence genome encodes:
- the rgs9a gene encoding regulator of G-protein signaling 9a isoform X2 produces MTIRTNHDHGQHYRPRMACLKKVDALVVEMQDPKNGVKFQEQKLVITTIPHAMTGQDIHAWIVKRLKVTPEEAGAFGTMLVAYGYIYPLQNHKKLVLKGDSSLYRFQTPYFWPAQKWPMDDTNYAIYLAKRNIRKKGVLETYEQEHYNHLHKWMNHKWDFIVLQAKEQHKAGKERKKPDRVVFDCQERAYWIVHKPPPRTFSAMDYGLDRHIDPNEEEKKSIEHYRRIIIFVQQYIMRSRTKSTVSLGALVKFVTTYKTHDPFLAPCLPSNPWLTDDSTYWELNMPNAEIPTQMRVEHWTFSFYELLNDPRGRADFWKFLKKEFSGENLAFWEAAEEMKWGTADSMKEKAESIYKTFLAPGAPRWINIDQKTMAITVKGLDHPHRYVLDAAQTHIFMLMKKDTYGRYLKSPVFKDTQKKALNPEAHNFSDAQLEQNARNRRPGIHPIILWQQAEEEKAKIAAATKQAQVSHLALCSVHWQTALNRVHLSSSPARCSSSSSFSAATDAPPTPRRDRRGNGGPAPTPPPPERGDVGLSEALGAAGEASGPCGEFRKPTHRRRMTLALHPSPSPKCAPPQPACTHADAEGGQRSTRPRPRTIALFFPNEEDDAHERLQRLLEERREAARVTMQEVVCPWESANTQSYFPR; encoded by the exons ATGACTATCAGGACAAACCACGATCATGGACAGCATTATCGACCTCGAATGGCCTGTCTAAAGAAG GTGGATGCCTTGGTGGTGGAGATGCAGGACCCaaaaaatggagtaaaatttCAGGAACAGAAGCTGGTCATTACCACAATCCCCCATGCCATGACAG GTCAGGACATCCACGCCTGGATCGTTAAGCGTTTGAAGGTCACTCCTGAAG aGGCGGGTGCTTTCGGCACCATGCTGGTGGCGTATGGGTACATCTACCCCCTGCAGAACCACAAGAAGCTCGTCCTCAAAGGCGACTCCAGCCTCTACCGCTTCCAG aCCCCGTACTTCTGGCCAGCGCAGAAATGGCCCATGGACGACACCAACTACG cCATCTATCTGGCCAAGAGGAACATTCGTAAGAAAGGTGTCCTGGAGACGTACGAGCAG GAACACTACAACCACCTGCACAAATGGATGAATCACAAGTGGGACTTCATCGTGCTGCAGGCGAAGGAGCAGCACAA GGCGGGGAAGGAGCGGAAGAAGCCGGACCGCGTGGTGTTCGATTGCCAGGAGAGAGCCTACTGGATCGTCCACAAGCCTCCG CCCCGAACCTTCAGCGCCATGGACTACGGGCTGGACCGACACATTGACCCAAACGAGGAAGAG AAAAAGAGCATTGAGCACTACAGGAGAATT atcATCTTCGTTCAGCAGTACATAATGCGGTCCAGGACCAAGTCCACGGTCTCTCTCGGAGC CCTCGTCAAGTTTGTCACGACGTACAAGACGCACGACCCCTTCCTGGCACCGTGTCTCCCTAGCAACCCCTGGCTAACAGACGACAGCACTTACTGGGAGCTGAACATGCCGAA CGCGGAAATCCCAACTCAGATGCGTGTGGAACACTGGACCTTCAGCTTCTACGAGCTCCTGAACGACCCTCGCGGACGGGCGGACTTCTGGAAGTTTCTGAAGAAGGAGTTCAGCG GGGAGAACTTGGCCTTCTGGGAGGCCGCAGAGGAGATGAAGTGGGGAACCGCTGACTCCATGAAGGAGAAGGCTGAGAGCATTTACAA GACCTTCCTGGCCCCAGGGGCTCCCCGCTGGATCAACATCGACCAGAAGACCATGGCCATCACGGTGAAGGGCCTGGACCACCCGCACCGCTACGTCCTGGACGCCGCGCAGACCCACATCTTCATGCTCATGAAAAAG GACACCTACGGACGCTACCTGAAGTCTCCGGTGTTCAAGGACACGCAGAAGAAAGCTCTGAATCCAGAGGCACACAACTTCAG TGatgcgcagctggagcagaacGCCCGTAACCGCAGGCCCGGAATCCATCCCATAATCCTCTGGCagcaggcggaggaggagaaggccaAGATAGCGGCCGCCACCAAACAG GCGCAGGTGTCCCACCTGGCTCTGTGTTCGGTCCACTGGCAGACGGCCCTCAACCGGGTGCACCTCTCTTCATCGCCCGctcgctgctcctcctcctcctccttcagcgCGGCCACGGATGCCCCGCCCACGCCCAGGAGGGATCGCCGGGGAAACGGCGGCCCcgccccgaccccgcccccccctgaGCGCGGAGACGTGGGCCTGTCGGAAGCGCTCGGTGCTGCGGGCGAGGCGTCGGGGCCGTGCGGAGAGTTCCGGAAGCCGACCCACCGGCGCCGTATGACCCTGGctctgcacccctccccctcgcccaaGTGCGCCCCGCCCCAGCCCGCGTGCACCCACGCTGACGCCGAGGGGGGCCAGCGCTCCACCCGCCCCAGGCCCAGGACCATAGCCCT CTTCTTTCCGAACGAGGAGGACGACGCCCACGAGAGGCTGCAGCGCCTCCTGGAGGAGCGTCGGGAGGCGGCCAGGGTCACCATGCAGGAGGTGGTCTGCCCCTGGGAGTCAGCCAACACACAGAGCTACTTCCCCcgctga
- the rgs9a gene encoding regulator of G-protein signaling 9a isoform X1, translating to MTIRTNHDHGQHYRPRMACLKKVDALVVEMQDPKNGVKFQEQKLVITTIPHAMTGQDIHAWIVKRLKVTPEEAGAFGTMLVAYGYIYPLQNHKKLVLKGDSSLYRFQTPYFWPAQKWPMDDTNYAIYLAKRNIRKKGVLETYEQEHYNHLHKWMNHKWDFIVLQAKEQHKAGKERKKPDRVVFDCQERAYWIVHKPPPRTFSAMDYGLDRHIDPNEEEKKSIEHYRRIIIFVQQYIMRSRTKSTVSLGALVKFVTTYKTHDPFLAPCLPSNPWLTDDSTYWELNMPNAEIPTQMRVEHWTFSFYELLNDPRGRADFWKFLKKEFSGENLAFWEAAEEMKWGTADSMKEKAESIYKTFLAPGAPRWINIDQKTMAITVKGLDHPHRYVLDAAQTHIFMLMKKDTYGRYLKSPVFKDTQKKALNPEAHNFSDAQLEQNARNRRPGIHPIILWQQAEEEKAKIAAATKQVDIKQAQVSHLALCSVHWQTALNRVHLSSSPARCSSSSSFSAATDAPPTPRRDRRGNGGPAPTPPPPERGDVGLSEALGAAGEASGPCGEFRKPTHRRRMTLALHPSPSPKCAPPQPACTHADAEGGQRSTRPRPRTIALFFPNEEDDAHERLQRLLEERREAARVTMQEVVCPWESANTQSYFPR from the exons ATGACTATCAGGACAAACCACGATCATGGACAGCATTATCGACCTCGAATGGCCTGTCTAAAGAAG GTGGATGCCTTGGTGGTGGAGATGCAGGACCCaaaaaatggagtaaaatttCAGGAACAGAAGCTGGTCATTACCACAATCCCCCATGCCATGACAG GTCAGGACATCCACGCCTGGATCGTTAAGCGTTTGAAGGTCACTCCTGAAG aGGCGGGTGCTTTCGGCACCATGCTGGTGGCGTATGGGTACATCTACCCCCTGCAGAACCACAAGAAGCTCGTCCTCAAAGGCGACTCCAGCCTCTACCGCTTCCAG aCCCCGTACTTCTGGCCAGCGCAGAAATGGCCCATGGACGACACCAACTACG cCATCTATCTGGCCAAGAGGAACATTCGTAAGAAAGGTGTCCTGGAGACGTACGAGCAG GAACACTACAACCACCTGCACAAATGGATGAATCACAAGTGGGACTTCATCGTGCTGCAGGCGAAGGAGCAGCACAA GGCGGGGAAGGAGCGGAAGAAGCCGGACCGCGTGGTGTTCGATTGCCAGGAGAGAGCCTACTGGATCGTCCACAAGCCTCCG CCCCGAACCTTCAGCGCCATGGACTACGGGCTGGACCGACACATTGACCCAAACGAGGAAGAG AAAAAGAGCATTGAGCACTACAGGAGAATT atcATCTTCGTTCAGCAGTACATAATGCGGTCCAGGACCAAGTCCACGGTCTCTCTCGGAGC CCTCGTCAAGTTTGTCACGACGTACAAGACGCACGACCCCTTCCTGGCACCGTGTCTCCCTAGCAACCCCTGGCTAACAGACGACAGCACTTACTGGGAGCTGAACATGCCGAA CGCGGAAATCCCAACTCAGATGCGTGTGGAACACTGGACCTTCAGCTTCTACGAGCTCCTGAACGACCCTCGCGGACGGGCGGACTTCTGGAAGTTTCTGAAGAAGGAGTTCAGCG GGGAGAACTTGGCCTTCTGGGAGGCCGCAGAGGAGATGAAGTGGGGAACCGCTGACTCCATGAAGGAGAAGGCTGAGAGCATTTACAA GACCTTCCTGGCCCCAGGGGCTCCCCGCTGGATCAACATCGACCAGAAGACCATGGCCATCACGGTGAAGGGCCTGGACCACCCGCACCGCTACGTCCTGGACGCCGCGCAGACCCACATCTTCATGCTCATGAAAAAG GACACCTACGGACGCTACCTGAAGTCTCCGGTGTTCAAGGACACGCAGAAGAAAGCTCTGAATCCAGAGGCACACAACTTCAG TGatgcgcagctggagcagaacGCCCGTAACCGCAGGCCCGGAATCCATCCCATAATCCTCTGGCagcaggcggaggaggagaaggccaAGATAGCGGCCGCCACCAAACAGGTGGACATCAAACAG GCGCAGGTGTCCCACCTGGCTCTGTGTTCGGTCCACTGGCAGACGGCCCTCAACCGGGTGCACCTCTCTTCATCGCCCGctcgctgctcctcctcctcctccttcagcgCGGCCACGGATGCCCCGCCCACGCCCAGGAGGGATCGCCGGGGAAACGGCGGCCCcgccccgaccccgcccccccctgaGCGCGGAGACGTGGGCCTGTCGGAAGCGCTCGGTGCTGCGGGCGAGGCGTCGGGGCCGTGCGGAGAGTTCCGGAAGCCGACCCACCGGCGCCGTATGACCCTGGctctgcacccctccccctcgcccaaGTGCGCCCCGCCCCAGCCCGCGTGCACCCACGCTGACGCCGAGGGGGGCCAGCGCTCCACCCGCCCCAGGCCCAGGACCATAGCCCT CTTCTTTCCGAACGAGGAGGACGACGCCCACGAGAGGCTGCAGCGCCTCCTGGAGGAGCGTCGGGAGGCGGCCAGGGTCACCATGCAGGAGGTGGTCTGCCCCTGGGAGTCAGCCAACACACAGAGCTACTTCCCCcgctga
- the rgs9a gene encoding regulator of G-protein signaling 9a isoform X3, producing MTIRTNHDHGQHYRPRMACLKKVDALVVEMQDPKNGVKFQEQKLVITTIPHAMTGQDIHAWIVKRLKVTPEEAGAFGTMLVAYGYIYPLQNHKKLVLKGDSSLYRFQTPYFWPAQKWPMDDTNYAIYLAKRNIRKKGVLETYEQEHYNHLHKWMNHKWDFIVLQAKEQHKAGKERKKPDRVVFDCQERAYWIVHKPPPRTFSAMDYGLDRHIDPNEEEKKSIEHYRRIIIFVQQYIMRSRTKSTVSLGALVKFVTTYKTHDPFLAPCLPSNPWLTDDSTYWELNMPNAEIPTQMRVEHWTFSFYELLNDPRGRADFWKFLKKEFSGENLAFWEAAEEMKWGTADSMKEKAESIYKTFLAPGAPRWINIDQKTMAITVKGLDHPHRYVLDAAQTHIFMLMKKDTYGRYLKSPVFKDTQKKALNPEAHNFSDAQLEQNARNRRPGIHPIILWQQAEEEKAKIAAATKQVDIKQVMSKLDRNRK from the exons ATGACTATCAGGACAAACCACGATCATGGACAGCATTATCGACCTCGAATGGCCTGTCTAAAGAAG GTGGATGCCTTGGTGGTGGAGATGCAGGACCCaaaaaatggagtaaaatttCAGGAACAGAAGCTGGTCATTACCACAATCCCCCATGCCATGACAG GTCAGGACATCCACGCCTGGATCGTTAAGCGTTTGAAGGTCACTCCTGAAG aGGCGGGTGCTTTCGGCACCATGCTGGTGGCGTATGGGTACATCTACCCCCTGCAGAACCACAAGAAGCTCGTCCTCAAAGGCGACTCCAGCCTCTACCGCTTCCAG aCCCCGTACTTCTGGCCAGCGCAGAAATGGCCCATGGACGACACCAACTACG cCATCTATCTGGCCAAGAGGAACATTCGTAAGAAAGGTGTCCTGGAGACGTACGAGCAG GAACACTACAACCACCTGCACAAATGGATGAATCACAAGTGGGACTTCATCGTGCTGCAGGCGAAGGAGCAGCACAA GGCGGGGAAGGAGCGGAAGAAGCCGGACCGCGTGGTGTTCGATTGCCAGGAGAGAGCCTACTGGATCGTCCACAAGCCTCCG CCCCGAACCTTCAGCGCCATGGACTACGGGCTGGACCGACACATTGACCCAAACGAGGAAGAG AAAAAGAGCATTGAGCACTACAGGAGAATT atcATCTTCGTTCAGCAGTACATAATGCGGTCCAGGACCAAGTCCACGGTCTCTCTCGGAGC CCTCGTCAAGTTTGTCACGACGTACAAGACGCACGACCCCTTCCTGGCACCGTGTCTCCCTAGCAACCCCTGGCTAACAGACGACAGCACTTACTGGGAGCTGAACATGCCGAA CGCGGAAATCCCAACTCAGATGCGTGTGGAACACTGGACCTTCAGCTTCTACGAGCTCCTGAACGACCCTCGCGGACGGGCGGACTTCTGGAAGTTTCTGAAGAAGGAGTTCAGCG GGGAGAACTTGGCCTTCTGGGAGGCCGCAGAGGAGATGAAGTGGGGAACCGCTGACTCCATGAAGGAGAAGGCTGAGAGCATTTACAA GACCTTCCTGGCCCCAGGGGCTCCCCGCTGGATCAACATCGACCAGAAGACCATGGCCATCACGGTGAAGGGCCTGGACCACCCGCACCGCTACGTCCTGGACGCCGCGCAGACCCACATCTTCATGCTCATGAAAAAG GACACCTACGGACGCTACCTGAAGTCTCCGGTGTTCAAGGACACGCAGAAGAAAGCTCTGAATCCAGAGGCACACAACTTCAG TGatgcgcagctggagcagaacGCCCGTAACCGCAGGCCCGGAATCCATCCCATAATCCTCTGGCagcaggcggaggaggagaaggccaAGATAGCGGCCGCCACCAAACAGGTGGACATCAAACAGGTCATGAGCAAGCTGGACCGCAACCGGAAGTAA